The Streptomyces achromogenes genome window below encodes:
- a CDS encoding ABC transporter substrate-binding protein, whose translation MKRSGRRLAVATTVAAMAMSLAACGGGSSGASKDGKVTIHVQAWKGGGAEPANVAEINKAFEKAHPNIKVDFEYITANDTYVQKLQPELLGGKAGDVIMVDTDKMKKWGASGYLADLSGESWASKIAPDAKPFAQADGKTLAMPMELIGIGLYANMDLLKKAGITEVPADWPAFLADLAKVKKAGIDPIALPDKSGWTGSSVFQASGSTTVYQKNKQWDADFLDGKASFNPDWKTSLEQLKTLEDKGYVNWKNEIGTDEWSQGPQDFSAGKSAFWYQGAWQVSNIKKAGFPVSFAPWPGGAEDTKPNGMLFSGTMWGVNSQSQQGDAAREYVKFWSQNENLAKYLAAENAESPFTDGTTPEATETTAFTTAFKDGRYRILPSNSWYGATAETAIGSKIQAYLLGKASAAQTLKDIQTAASAK comes from the coding sequence ATGAAGCGCTCTGGGAGACGTCTCGCGGTCGCCACCACGGTCGCCGCCATGGCGATGTCGCTGGCCGCGTGCGGAGGCGGGTCGTCCGGTGCCTCCAAGGACGGCAAGGTGACCATCCACGTACAGGCGTGGAAGGGCGGCGGCGCGGAACCCGCCAACGTTGCCGAGATCAACAAGGCGTTCGAGAAAGCCCACCCGAACATCAAGGTCGACTTCGAGTACATCACCGCGAACGACACCTACGTGCAGAAGCTCCAGCCCGAGCTGCTCGGTGGCAAGGCCGGCGACGTGATCATGGTCGACACGGACAAGATGAAGAAGTGGGGCGCCTCCGGCTACCTCGCCGACCTGTCCGGGGAGTCGTGGGCGAGCAAAATAGCCCCGGACGCCAAGCCGTTCGCGCAGGCCGACGGCAAGACCCTCGCGATGCCGATGGAGCTGATCGGCATCGGCCTGTACGCCAACATGGACCTGCTGAAGAAGGCGGGCATCACCGAAGTCCCCGCCGACTGGCCGGCGTTCCTCGCGGACCTTGCCAAGGTCAAGAAGGCCGGCATCGACCCCATCGCGCTGCCCGACAAGAGCGGCTGGACCGGCAGTTCCGTCTTCCAGGCGAGCGGTTCGACCACCGTCTACCAGAAGAACAAGCAGTGGGACGCCGACTTCCTCGACGGCAAGGCGTCGTTCAACCCCGACTGGAAGACGTCGCTGGAGCAGTTGAAGACCCTGGAGGACAAGGGGTACGTCAACTGGAAGAACGAGATCGGCACCGACGAGTGGTCGCAGGGCCCGCAGGACTTCAGCGCCGGCAAGAGCGCCTTCTGGTATCAGGGCGCCTGGCAGGTCTCCAACATCAAGAAGGCCGGCTTCCCGGTCTCCTTCGCTCCCTGGCCGGGCGGCGCCGAGGACACCAAGCCGAACGGAATGCTCTTCTCCGGCACGATGTGGGGCGTCAACTCCCAGTCGCAGCAGGGTGACGCGGCACGCGAGTACGTCAAGTTCTGGTCGCAGAACGAGAACCTCGCCAAGTACCTGGCGGCCGAGAACGCGGAGTCCCCGTTCACGGACGGCACCACGCCGGAAGCCACCGAGACGACGGCCTTCACCACGGCCTTCAAGGACGGTCGTTACCGGATCCTCCCGTCCAACTCCTGGTACGGCGCGACCGCCGAGACCGCGATCGGCTCCAAGATCCAGGCCTACCTGCTGGGCAAGGCGTCTGCCGCGCAGACCCTGAAGGACATCCAGACTGCGGCGTCCGCCAAGTAA
- a CDS encoding carbohydrate ABC transporter permease yields the protein MFHRRRATMAAFLLPAIVIYGVFMLYPLARGVYLSMTDSLGGPIANFVGPEQYRAMADDPAVTAALWHTVLYAAVVVVAQNALGLLFASLLFRRPKVRKALSVVLLTPTLVSPVMAAFIWSYLFAPEGGINALLGVLGLDSLQHVWLGDTSTALYAVAAVNVWMFAGYSCAIFLAGYMSVPTELLDAAAVDGASGWQRFRSVEWPMLAPALTVNVTLSLIGSLKVFEFPLVLTNGGPAGATDTLTMLVYRNVFGGGKFAFGIAVSVLLLVTVVVLSSATSSLLRLRERRI from the coding sequence GTGTTCCACCGACGGCGTGCCACCATGGCCGCCTTCCTGCTTCCAGCGATCGTCATATACGGCGTGTTCATGCTGTATCCGCTGGCCCGCGGCGTCTATCTGAGCATGACCGACAGCCTCGGCGGCCCCATCGCCAACTTCGTCGGCCCGGAGCAGTACCGTGCCATGGCCGACGACCCGGCCGTCACCGCGGCCCTGTGGCACACCGTGCTGTACGCGGCAGTCGTCGTGGTCGCGCAGAACGCCCTCGGTCTGCTCTTCGCGAGCCTGCTCTTCCGCCGGCCCAAGGTGCGCAAGGCGCTCAGCGTGGTGCTGCTGACCCCCACGCTCGTCTCCCCGGTGATGGCGGCCTTCATCTGGTCGTACCTGTTCGCCCCGGAAGGCGGCATCAACGCGCTGCTCGGCGTGCTCGGCCTCGACTCGCTGCAGCACGTCTGGCTCGGGGACACCTCCACCGCCCTGTACGCGGTCGCCGCCGTCAACGTGTGGATGTTCGCGGGCTACTCCTGCGCCATCTTCCTCGCCGGCTACATGAGCGTGCCCACCGAACTGCTCGACGCGGCCGCGGTGGACGGCGCGAGCGGCTGGCAGCGGTTCCGCAGCGTGGAGTGGCCGATGCTGGCTCCCGCGCTGACCGTGAACGTCACGCTCAGCCTCATCGGCTCGCTCAAGGTCTTCGAGTTTCCTCTCGTGCTCACCAACGGCGGCCCGGCCGGTGCCACCGACACCCTGACCATGCTCGTCTACCGCAATGTCTTCGGCGGCGGGAAGTTCGCCTTCGGTATCGCCGTCTCGGTACTGCTCCTCGTGACCGTGGTCGTTCTGTCCAGCGCCACCTCCTCCCTGCTCCGGCTTCGCGAGCGACGAATCTGA
- a CDS encoding carbohydrate ABC transporter permease, translating to MISTLWRRTSGNLGTVLLCLGTLTFVLPFLFTVVTSLRTAADVARSPLGFPHSLTLHNFTEAFGQIHYGRSALNTLLITGLSCLSITVVGSLASYPLARLTQNWSTWVYRLFILGTSVPIFVVVAPLYLLMRDLDLLDSYAGVVIIYTAINLPVAVFFYTSFVRSIPVDLEEAAALDGCGAFRTFFTIILPLLRPITSTLLTFVALQVWNDLLVPLVFLQDPDKRTVMVNAYSFIDPHTVQPTTLFPAALLGVLPLLLIFVFLQRHVVAGMSAGAVKS from the coding sequence ATGATCTCCACCCTCTGGCGCCGGACCTCCGGCAATCTCGGCACCGTGCTGCTGTGTCTCGGCACGCTGACGTTCGTCTTGCCGTTCCTCTTCACCGTCGTCACCTCGCTGCGTACCGCGGCGGATGTGGCGAGGTCCCCGCTGGGCTTCCCGCACTCCCTGACCCTGCACAACTTCACCGAGGCCTTCGGGCAGATCCACTACGGGCGCAGCGCGTTGAACACACTGCTGATCACGGGTCTGTCGTGTCTCAGCATCACCGTCGTCGGCTCCCTGGCCAGCTACCCGCTGGCCCGCCTCACCCAGAACTGGTCGACCTGGGTGTACCGGCTGTTCATCCTGGGCACCTCCGTACCGATCTTCGTGGTGGTGGCGCCGCTGTACCTGCTGATGCGGGACCTGGACCTGCTCGACAGCTACGCGGGAGTGGTCATCATCTACACGGCCATCAACCTCCCGGTCGCCGTGTTCTTCTACACCAGTTTCGTCCGCTCGATCCCCGTGGACCTGGAGGAGGCCGCCGCCCTGGACGGCTGCGGAGCGTTCCGCACCTTCTTCACCATCATCCTGCCGCTGCTGCGCCCGATCACCAGCACGCTGCTGACCTTCGTCGCCCTCCAGGTCTGGAACGACCTGCTGGTTCCGCTGGTCTTCCTGCAGGACCCCGACAAGCGCACCGTCATGGTGAACGCCTACTCCTTCATCGACCCGCACACCGTGCAGCCGACGACCCTGTTCCCGGCAGCCCTGCTCGGCGTGCTCCCGCTGCTGCTGATCTTCGTCTTCCTGCAGCGGCACGTGGTCGCCGGGATGTCGGCCGGCGCCGTCAAGTCGTAG
- a CDS encoding glycoside hydrolase family 43 protein: MYVVSYFTDTDEALHLAYSHDGEEFSVVNGGRPVLRGTVGTGRLRDPFIGVGPDGLFHLLATDGWTSPCIVHAASADLLTWSNQELVPVMADVDGAHNAWAPEFFLDRGTGLYHLIWSSVVESGSTAEGRDYEHVGQDHRIWHCTTEDFSTFSAPTVFFDPGHSVIDATVRQLDDGGFLMAFKDERGTNDLATAHKDIHLTAFETPGGPYTAGSGPVTPSVVEGPSIFRRGGELVMIFDHYLEGRYGAARSKDGVDWEPVSLALPPGMRHASVLETPLPASLPPR; encoded by the coding sequence ATGTACGTGGTCTCATACTTCACCGACACCGATGAGGCGCTCCACCTCGCCTACAGCCACGACGGCGAGGAGTTCTCGGTGGTGAACGGCGGCCGGCCCGTCCTGCGGGGCACGGTCGGCACCGGCAGACTGCGGGATCCGTTCATCGGGGTGGGCCCCGACGGCCTGTTCCATCTGCTGGCCACCGACGGCTGGACGAGCCCCTGCATCGTCCACGCCGCCTCGGCCGACCTGCTCACCTGGTCGAACCAGGAACTCGTCCCGGTCATGGCCGACGTGGACGGAGCCCACAACGCCTGGGCCCCGGAGTTCTTCCTGGACCGCGGGACCGGGCTGTACCACCTCATCTGGTCGTCGGTCGTCGAGTCCGGGAGCACGGCCGAGGGCCGCGACTACGAACATGTCGGCCAGGACCACCGCATCTGGCACTGCACCACCGAGGACTTCAGCACGTTCTCGGCCCCCACCGTCTTCTTCGACCCCGGTCACTCGGTCATCGACGCCACCGTGCGGCAGCTGGACGACGGCGGGTTCCTCATGGCCTTCAAGGACGAGCGAGGCACCAACGACCTCGCCACCGCACACAAGGACATCCACCTCACCGCCTTCGAGACCCCCGGCGGTCCGTACACCGCCGGCAGCGGACCGGTCACCCCCTCGGTGGTGGAGGGGCCGTCGATCTTCCGGCGCGGAGGCGAGCTGGTCATGATCTTCGATCACTACCTCGAAGGGCGATACGGGGCGGCTCGCAGCAAGGACGGCGTGGACTGGGAGCCCGTCTCCCTGGCGCTGCCGCCGGGCATGCGCCACGCCTCCGTACTCGAAACGCCGCTCCCGGCCTCGCTCCCGCCGCGCTGA
- a CDS encoding carbohydrate binding domain-containing protein, with the protein MKRRRSDRPGLRASRVLTLLATLAGALLLPAPAAMAAGGTFYVNCSAATNGSGTQASPWNSVSSVNSATFGAGDSLLFAAGTTCTGQLTPGGSGASGSPVTMGSYGTGAKPIIDAKGATGPVIHLLNQQYWEIGGLELTNAASSPAYRSGVLAENSSGGALHHIRVHDMSIHHISGYSGGWYSTNAGVGVQTDHTTPVSTWDDVVIENNTFDHVDRIAVAVTPDGDGQGTGQTTGTVIRNNTMTYDGADDVLVVKNDGALIEGNKAGYGGAKANCPPSGQYCNGASAGIWMSGSNDTVVQNNEVYCHVNGADGTGYDVDWGNHNTTFQYNYSHQNLGGFMLVMPPFSIANEPTSTVASDGTVIRYNISENDGTNAGCPAAGTPSHGSGVFHFVGNVPNRSGSPVAVPRFYNNSIYINQSGLNTPILYSRKGTSITGNLSFRNNAVFNYGTGGYFASVNSTFNNNLFYGNHPSSEPADAAKVVTDPQFRNPGNAATSSPYTGTDAYQVHASSPVIRAGMVISNNGGKDAFGNPVSATAAPNIGADNGTGGNLVSNAGFETGAMSPWTNSGAAPSVTSSGARTGGYALTTQANGSGANQNITGLTPNTTYLLTGWAKVANAGETLAIGVKNYGGTETFTNVATTSYSQAAVLFTTGSSNTSALVYCWKNVGGTGTGNCDDLAVERISTPSNVLTNAGFETGSLSPWARSGSGAQSNVVASNARTGTYSLQTGAATSGVEQSATGLTAGSTYLLAGWAKVANASEQVAVGVKSFGGTETYLRTSSTAYAQQPVFFTTGSTNTSAGVYCYKDTGTSAGYCDDYTLLKLS; encoded by the coding sequence ATGAAGCGTCGCAGATCGGACCGCCCAGGTCTCAGGGCGTCCCGCGTCCTCACCCTGCTCGCCACGCTGGCGGGCGCTCTCCTCCTCCCGGCCCCCGCCGCCATGGCGGCCGGCGGCACCTTCTATGTCAACTGCTCGGCCGCGACCAACGGCAGCGGCACCCAGGCCAGCCCCTGGAACTCCGTCAGCAGCGTCAACAGCGCCACCTTCGGCGCCGGCGACAGCCTCCTCTTCGCCGCCGGCACCACCTGCACCGGCCAGCTCACCCCGGGCGGCTCGGGCGCCTCCGGCAGCCCCGTCACCATGGGCTCCTACGGCACCGGAGCCAAGCCGATCATCGATGCGAAGGGTGCCACCGGCCCCGTCATCCACCTGCTCAACCAGCAGTACTGGGAGATCGGCGGCCTGGAACTTACCAACGCGGCTTCCTCCCCCGCCTACCGCTCCGGCGTCCTCGCCGAGAACAGCTCGGGCGGCGCCCTGCACCACATCCGGGTGCACGACATGAGCATCCACCACATCAGCGGCTACTCGGGCGGCTGGTACTCCACCAACGCGGGCGTCGGCGTCCAGACCGACCACACCACACCCGTCTCCACCTGGGACGACGTGGTGATCGAGAACAACACCTTCGACCACGTGGACCGCATCGCCGTCGCCGTCACCCCGGACGGGGACGGCCAGGGCACCGGTCAGACCACGGGCACGGTCATCCGCAACAACACCATGACCTACGACGGCGCCGACGATGTCCTCGTCGTCAAGAACGACGGTGCCCTCATCGAGGGCAACAAGGCCGGCTACGGCGGCGCGAAGGCCAACTGCCCGCCCTCCGGCCAGTACTGCAACGGCGCCTCGGCCGGCATCTGGATGTCCGGCAGCAACGACACCGTGGTCCAGAACAACGAGGTGTACTGCCACGTCAACGGCGCCGACGGCACCGGCTACGACGTCGACTGGGGCAACCACAACACCACGTTCCAGTACAACTACAGCCACCAAAACCTCGGTGGCTTCATGCTGGTGATGCCGCCCTTCTCGATCGCCAACGAGCCGACGTCGACCGTCGCCAGCGACGGCACCGTCATCCGCTACAACATCAGCGAGAACGACGGCACCAACGCCGGCTGCCCCGCCGCCGGAACCCCGTCTCACGGTTCCGGCGTCTTCCACTTCGTCGGCAACGTCCCCAACCGAAGCGGTAGTCCGGTCGCCGTCCCACGGTTCTACAACAACAGCATCTACATCAACCAGAGTGGCCTGAACACCCCGATCCTGTACTCGCGCAAGGGCACCAGCATCACCGGCAACCTGTCCTTCCGTAACAACGCGGTGTTCAACTACGGCACCGGCGGCTACTTCGCCAGCGTCAACTCCACCTTCAACAACAACCTCTTCTACGGCAACCACCCCTCCTCCGAACCGGCCGACGCGGCGAAGGTCGTGACCGACCCCCAGTTCCGCAACCCCGGCAACGCGGCCACCTCCTCCCCGTACACCGGCACCGACGCCTACCAGGTCCACGCCTCCTCTCCCGTGATCCGGGCCGGAATGGTCATCAGCAACAACGGCGGCAAGGACGCCTTCGGCAACCCGGTCTCCGCCACGGCCGCGCCCAACATCGGCGCGGACAACGGCACCGGCGGCAACCTCGTCTCCAACGCCGGTTTCGAGACCGGCGCAATGAGCCCGTGGACCAACAGCGGTGCCGCCCCCTCCGTCACCTCCTCGGGCGCCCGCACCGGCGGCTACGCGCTCACGACCCAGGCCAACGGCAGCGGCGCCAACCAGAACATCACCGGCCTCACCCCCAACACCACCTACCTGCTCACGGGTTGGGCCAAGGTGGCGAACGCCGGGGAGACCCTCGCCATCGGCGTCAAGAACTACGGCGGCACGGAGACGTTCACCAACGTGGCCACGACGTCGTACTCCCAGGCCGCGGTGCTGTTCACCACGGGCAGCTCCAACACCTCGGCCCTGGTCTACTGCTGGAAGAACGTCGGCGGCACGGGCACCGGCAACTGCGACGACCTCGCGGTGGAACGGATCTCCACCCCCTCCAACGTGCTGACCAACGCGGGCTTCGAGACCGGCTCCCTGAGCCCCTGGGCCCGCAGCGGCAGCGGCGCCCAGTCCAACGTGGTCGCCTCCAACGCCCGCACCGGCACCTACTCCCTGCAGACCGGCGCCGCCACCAGCGGTGTCGAGCAGTCCGCCACCGGCCTCACCGCCGGCAGCACCTACCTGCTGGCCGGCTGGGCCAAGGTCGCGAACGCGAGTGAGCAGGTCGCCGTCGGTGTGAAGAGCTTCGGCGGCACCGAGACCTACCTGCGCACCTCCAGCACCGCCTACGCCCAGCAGCCCGTCTTCTTCACCACCGGCAGCACCAACACGTCGGCCGGGGTCTACTGCTACAAGGACACGGGTACGTCGGCCGGCTACTGCGACGACTACACCCTGCTCAAGCTCTCCTGA
- a CDS encoding DUF1648 domain-containing protein: MGRALFPALVRAVLTAVAALALRRAGTDNGAIPGWALAGLGFGGVMLLGGQASIVRANLDHADWRDADSVTSWVVGTLVVAATVGVIGSLAAQRAPAQVPSAADDPALELPAGQRLAWLARTSIPWLQAVSAVTGLLAIAVVVGALAGLADPPVALAAPPFALACVLVLACSSVQARVTERGLDVSFGPLGWPSRRWVLEDIESARTENRTPAQVGGWGYRLSGLGTTVMLRGGECLVIRTAKGKDFAVSVDDAEHGAALLNSLSART, from the coding sequence GTGGGCCGCGCGCTCTTCCCCGCGCTCGTCCGGGCGGTGCTGACCGCCGTCGCCGCGCTGGCGCTGCGCCGGGCGGGGACCGACAACGGCGCGATACCGGGATGGGCCCTCGCGGGCCTCGGGTTCGGCGGTGTGATGTTGCTCGGCGGGCAGGCGTCGATCGTGCGGGCCAACCTCGACCACGCGGACTGGCGTGACGCCGACTCGGTGACGAGCTGGGTCGTGGGCACTCTCGTCGTCGCGGCCACGGTCGGCGTGATCGGTTCCCTGGCCGCGCAGCGGGCGCCGGCGCAGGTGCCGTCGGCGGCTGACGACCCGGCGCTGGAGCTGCCCGCCGGGCAGCGGCTCGCATGGCTCGCGCGTACGTCGATTCCCTGGCTTCAGGCAGTCTCCGCCGTGACCGGGCTGCTCGCGATCGCGGTTGTGGTGGGAGCGCTGGCAGGTCTGGCGGACCCCCCGGTGGCGCTGGCCGCGCCGCCGTTCGCGCTCGCCTGTGTGCTGGTCCTGGCCTGCTCTTCGGTTCAGGCGCGCGTGACGGAACGCGGCTTGGACGTGTCCTTCGGCCCCCTGGGCTGGCCCAGCCGCCGCTGGGTTCTTGAGGACATCGAGTCGGCCCGCACCGAGAACCGCACGCCCGCTCAGGTCGGCGGCTGGGGATACCGGCTGAGTGGTCTGGGGACCACGGTGATGCTGCGCGGCGGCGAGTGCCTGGTCATTCGCACGGCCAAGGGCAAGGATTTCGCCGTGAGCGTGGACGACGCCGAACACGGGGCCGCTCTTTTGAACTCCTTGAGTGCACGCACATAA
- a CDS encoding GNAT family N-acetyltransferase — protein sequence MTAIDLRPTTSADSEYCFQLHKAAMGAYITAIWGWDEQIQRDFHARAFTPDRWQIITAHGTEVGMLDVEHRPTDIYLARIELHPDHQGRGIGSQLIRSLLHQARQQGQDLTLDVLVVNQRAQALYRRLGLHEVTRHGENDIKIRMSTEPPQPGPIHRS from the coding sequence ATGACCGCCATCGACCTGCGGCCGACCACCTCCGCGGACAGCGAGTACTGCTTCCAACTGCACAAAGCCGCCATGGGCGCTTACATCACGGCCATCTGGGGCTGGGACGAACAGATCCAACGCGACTTCCACGCCCGCGCGTTCACCCCGGACCGATGGCAGATCATCACCGCCCACGGCACGGAGGTCGGCATGCTCGACGTCGAGCACCGGCCGACGGATATCTACCTGGCGCGGATCGAGCTCCACCCCGACCACCAGGGACGCGGCATCGGCAGCCAGCTCATCCGCAGCCTCCTGCACCAGGCCCGCCAGCAGGGCCAGGACCTCACGTTGGACGTTCTCGTCGTCAACCAGCGGGCCCAGGCCCTCTACCGGCGACTCGGCCTGCACGAAGTCACCCGGCACGGCGAGAACGACATCAAGATCAGAATGTCCACCGAGCCGCCTCAGCCCGGCCCGATTCACAGATCTTGA
- a CDS encoding IS5 family transposase (programmed frameshift), which produces MGSGRWGWIVPDGLWEIARPLLPPARVRPQGGGVANINDEAVFAAIIYVLVSGCAWRALPPCFGASKSTVHRRFVIWSRAGVWGRLHQKILRPLDERDLVDLSRAVLDSAHVRAKKGGELAGPSPVDRGKPGSKMHVLSDANGLPLRVGVSAANTHDSQALKPMLSHFHMGHESHATDSKPQRLHADKAYGVPHLRRWLWGKRFGVRIARKGVESSERLGRRRWVIERTMSWLTGYRRLNHRYERKPGNYLAFLGLAAALCCYKRLRKLTM; this is translated from the exons ATGGGGAGTGGACGGTGGGGATGGATCGTTCCGGACGGACTGTGGGAAATAGCGAGGCCGTTGTTGCCGCCGGCCCGGGTGCGTCCGCAAGGGGGCGGGGTCGCGAACATCAATGATGAGGCGGTCTTCGCCGCGATCATCTATGTGCTGGTCAGCGGTTGCGCTTGGCGGGCGTTGCCACCGTGCTTCGGGGCGTCGAAGTCGACCGTCCATCGCCGGTTCGTCATCTGGTCGCGAGCCGGGGTCTGGGGACGGCTGCATCAGAAGATTCTCCGGCCTCTGGACGAGCGGGACCTGGTCGATCTGTCCCGTGCGGTCCTTGACTCTGCCCACGTGCGGGCTA AAAAAGGGGGCGAACTTGCAGGTCCGAGCCCCGTGGACCGGGGTAAGCCAGGTTCCAAGATGCATGTTCTGTCCGACGCGAACGGACTGCCTCTACGCGTCGGAGTCTCCGCCGCCAACACCCACGACAGCCAGGCCCTGAAGCCGATGCTGTCCCATTTCCACATGGGACACGAATCCCACGCGACCGATTCCAAGCCTCAACGCCTTCATGCGGACAAGGCGTACGGCGTGCCTCACCTGCGGCGATGGCTATGGGGTAAGCGCTTCGGCGTCCGCATCGCCCGCAAAGGAGTCGAGTCCAGCGAGCGACTCGGCCGCCGAAGGTGGGTCATCGAACGCACCATGTCCTGGCTGACCGGCTACCGCCGACTCAACCACCGCTACGAGCGGAAACCAGGCAACTACCTGGCCTTTCTCGGCCTGGCCGCAGCGCTCTGCTGCTACAAACGGCTCCGGAAACTGACCATGTAG
- a CDS encoding FG-GAP repeat domain-containing protein, with amino-acid sequence MLPIRAARRRLAAAVTVVLALTATGAALPSPATAAPAASLAATAAEGQSVVAFPKGDVITGVTSSGYLTHNPATGRSWLPAAGGSPTKWPSSSTVLGTGSGDLVATYAAPANTTGMITDMATGSVVYSYYPGPSTTGITFAGAAGVSLFTTLDNPAGGKTLRMHTKDMPQRTVTGLPDTAAEVKVVPATNTHAQVTYATGAGTDTRRFLGLLDLAVGGVTETYELPAADVGTGLAVSAKYVAWVEYNPSPDARLDAAVAVTDRSTGTRQNIPVGKVRSKGVKLGLRDNWVVYGDTGALNADDSYSSDALTAYDLTSGATRKLLDHLTSAATAPDGTLFARGGTVAGNEGVYRIAPGQDGLPAATLVAGTGESTRVTLTGSDVPAVIDLDPSGGDAAMAWKLSRKNVVVTLAVRHVRTGKTVTAYFTRPLQSSVTFNWDGELGWPERGNAYNGAYTWTLVAKPLNGIGPDLTSSGAFTVVRTAKPHDFDDNGAPNVLARDSAGRLWSSDTYYDPYNPGQLAEHETRLIGPGWSIYNQIEAVGNVGGSQHADLVARDASGALWLYLGTGIGGFSSRTRISGGWQIYNKITGGTDYTGDGRADLLATDASGVLWLYRGTGNHAAPFATRTKVGGGWGVYNKITAVGNIGGTAAGDLVTRDGSGVLWLYLGHGNGTFASRVRIGSGWNAYSDLVGIGDADHDGRPDLLAYDKSRNTTYLYRGTGNSSAPFTTRMYYSPNNPTVAYNHLA; translated from the coding sequence TTGCTCCCCATACGCGCCGCCCGGCGACGCCTTGCCGCGGCCGTCACCGTCGTCCTCGCCCTCACCGCCACCGGTGCCGCGCTCCCCTCCCCCGCGACGGCCGCGCCCGCCGCCAGCCTCGCGGCCACCGCGGCCGAGGGCCAGTCGGTCGTCGCCTTTCCCAAGGGGGACGTCATCACCGGGGTCACCTCCTCGGGCTACCTGACCCACAACCCGGCCACCGGCCGAAGCTGGCTTCCCGCCGCGGGCGGCTCCCCGACGAAATGGCCTTCGAGCTCCACAGTCCTGGGTACCGGGTCCGGCGACCTCGTCGCCACGTACGCCGCCCCCGCCAACACCACCGGCATGATCACGGACATGGCGACCGGATCGGTCGTCTACTCCTACTACCCCGGCCCCTCCACCACCGGGATCACCTTCGCAGGCGCCGCCGGCGTCAGCCTCTTCACCACGCTGGACAACCCCGCGGGCGGCAAGACGCTCCGGATGCACACCAAGGACATGCCGCAGCGCACGGTGACCGGCCTGCCGGACACCGCCGCCGAGGTGAAGGTCGTGCCCGCCACCAACACCCACGCCCAGGTGACCTACGCCACCGGCGCCGGCACGGACACACGGCGTTTCCTCGGTCTCCTCGACCTCGCCGTCGGCGGCGTGACCGAGACCTACGAGCTGCCGGCCGCCGACGTGGGCACCGGCCTAGCTGTCTCGGCTAAGTACGTGGCGTGGGTCGAGTACAACCCCTCGCCGGACGCGAGACTTGACGCGGCGGTGGCCGTCACCGACCGTTCCACGGGAACGCGGCAGAACATCCCGGTGGGCAAGGTGCGGTCCAAGGGCGTGAAGCTCGGCCTGCGGGACAACTGGGTGGTCTACGGCGACACCGGCGCCCTGAACGCCGACGACAGCTACTCCTCGGACGCGCTGACCGCGTACGACCTGACGAGCGGCGCCACCCGCAAGCTCCTCGACCACCTCACCTCCGCCGCCACCGCCCCCGACGGCACCCTGTTCGCGCGCGGCGGCACGGTCGCCGGCAACGAGGGCGTGTACCGGATCGCGCCCGGCCAGGACGGCCTGCCGGCCGCGACCCTGGTCGCCGGCACGGGCGAGTCCACCCGGGTCACGCTGACCGGCTCCGACGTCCCCGCCGTGATCGACCTCGATCCGAGCGGCGGAGATGCGGCGATGGCGTGGAAGCTGTCCCGGAAGAACGTCGTCGTGACGCTCGCAGTGCGGCACGTCCGCACGGGCAAGACCGTCACCGCGTACTTCACGCGTCCCCTGCAGTCGTCCGTCACCTTCAACTGGGACGGCGAACTGGGGTGGCCGGAGCGAGGCAACGCGTACAACGGCGCCTACACCTGGACGCTCGTCGCCAAGCCCCTCAACGGCATCGGGCCCGACCTCACTTCTTCAGGCGCGTTCACGGTCGTGCGCACCGCCAAGCCGCATGACTTCGACGACAACGGCGCGCCGAACGTGCTCGCACGAGACAGCGCCGGGCGTCTGTGGAGCAGCGACACCTACTACGACCCCTACAACCCTGGGCAGTTGGCGGAGCACGAGACCAGACTCATCGGCCCGGGCTGGAGCATCTACAACCAGATCGAGGCCGTCGGCAATGTGGGCGGCTCCCAGCACGCCGATCTGGTCGCCCGTGATGCCAGCGGTGCGCTGTGGCTGTACCTCGGCACCGGCATCGGCGGCTTCTCGAGCCGCACAAGAATCAGCGGCGGCTGGCAGATCTACAACAAGATCACCGGCGGCACCGACTACACCGGGGACGGCCGGGCCGACCTGCTCGCCACCGACGCTTCCGGAGTGCTCTGGCTCTACCGGGGCACCGGCAACCACGCCGCTCCGTTCGCGACCCGGACGAAGGTCGGCGGCGGCTGGGGCGTCTACAACAAGATCACCGCTGTGGGGAACATAGGCGGCACCGCCGCGGGCGACCTCGTCACCCGGGACGGCAGCGGTGTGCTGTGGCTGTACCTCGGACACGGCAACGGCACCTTCGCCTCACGCGTCAGGATCGGCAGCGGCTGGAACGCCTACAGCGACCTCGTAGGCATCGGCGACGCCGACCACGACGGCCGACCCGATCTGCTCGCGTACGACAAGAGCCGGAACACGACGTACCTCTACCGCGGCACCGGCAACTCTTCGGCACCTTTCACGACGCGGATGTACTACTCCCCCAACAACCCCACCGTCGCGTACAACCACCTGGCATGA